GCACCGTTACTACACCAACAAGCTGATGGGCCATAAGCCCCTCTCCAAGCGGTAAACCTTTACGCGGACACCATATGATATCCGAGCACATCCGGTATTAGTCCGAATTTCTTCGGGTTATTCCGAACTTGGAGGTAGGTTACTAATGTGTTACTCACCCGTTTGCCACTCCCCACACCTTTTAACTTTCCTGAAGTGAATTATCGATACGTCGTTTAAGTTGACCCCAAGCTTTAGCAAGTTTCTTTAATTGCTTTTCTCGTTCCATCGCATCTTTTTAGAAGCATACGCTTCGTAATAAATTAATTTCCAGGGACGAAATTGCTTGGTAAACTTTGATTGACCACGATTGTGCTCACTGAGTCTCCGTTTTAGATTATCAGAAAATCCAATGTAGAGACGTCCGTTCTTTTTACTTTTGAGAACATAGATGTAATACATATGCTCATCATATCACAAAAGCTAAAAGGTGTGGGGCGTTCGACTTGCATGCCTTAGACACGCCGCCAGCGTTCATCCTGAGCCAGGATCAAACTCTCAATTAAGATAGCTTTTGAAAAGTGCTATCCAACTTTTTACTCTTAGATAAAGTTCATCTAAAAGTGAATTGACATGGGTTTGTCTTATACCGAGGTATAAAACATGAAGTTTATCACTTTTCAATTGTCAAACAGCGTTTTCTTTTGTTGGCGATATGTCTGGTTAATTCGCCTTAGTTCAGCTAGTTTCAGGCTCAAAAGAAAAAACAGTAAGGTCCAAATCACGGATGCTCACGATGCGAGCTATCTACTCAGACACTACTGTTTTCCCTTTTACCTTAAGTAATTGTGGAGGGATTTCTTTGCGGTTTTAAAGGTTACTAATTAGCTGCCTATTATAATAAGATATTTATAAAAACCTGTCAACCCCGCTAGAAATTCATGTGAAAATCCTGTGGGTATCTGAATTTAATTATGTCTCTATCGGGGTCAAGATCTAAGAAAACTTGCAAAATGTGGGTAATTCCAGTATATTTAGTGAAATCTTATGGACGAAAAACAACAAAATATTATCAAAGACGAAATCGTACAGCGCGGGAATCAGTATGAAGGCCGCTATGACCACCCATGTTGGTGCAAAAAAACTAACAACGCTAAGGGTCTGTGCGATAGTTCTCATTTAAAATTGCAAGGCCAGGAATTTTTAGACGCGCTTAATTTGTTTTTGACTGACGAAGATTTTGCTAACGCGCCGCGGCCAAGACCGCCGGTGCAACCACGCCGAACTGACAATCGCCGCCGCGGCCGCATGCCGTTTCGCTTGCGCCGCAACCGGACACAATAAGAGGGCTCGCTACGCGAGCTTTTTTGATTCTTGAAGATTTTAACCAATTCAATTATAATAGAACCTAATTTTAAACTTTCATATCCATGCCGATAAAACCAGCTTACACATTTGACGATATTCTCTTAGTCCCCCAAAAAGCGGTGCGTTCACCTCGGTATGTGTCAACCAGGACTAAGTTGACCAAAAAAATTACGTTAGATACTCCGTTGATTAGCTCACCGATGGATACCGTTACGGAGAGTAAAATGGCAATTGCGTTAGCCGCAGCTGGCGGGCTTGGCGTGATTCACAAAAATTTAACACCGCAAAAACAAGCGGCTGAAGTTTCCAAAGTTAAAAATAAAAATTTATTGGTTGGCGCTGCCATTGGGGTAAGCGAAACGGAACTTGATCGGGCGGCGCGTTTAGCCAAAGCTAATGTTGATATTATTACAGTTGATGCGGCTCACGGCCATTACGTTGGGGTTTTAAAAATGGTAAAAAAGTTAAAGCAGGACAAACGTTTTAAAAAAGTTGAGGTGATTGGCGGCAATGTGGCGACCGGACAGGGCGGGAAAGATTTGGTTAAAGCTGGCGCTGACGCGGTTAAAGTTGGCGTTGGGCCCGGATCAATTTGTACGACGCGCGTAATTGCTGGCATTGGCGTACCGCAATTTTCAGCGATTATGAATGTTGCCAAAACGATTGCTAAAACCAAAGTTCCGGTGATCGGCGATGGCGGCATTAAATTTTCCGGCGATGTGGTCAAGGCGTTAGCGGCTGGGGCCAATACGGTTATGATTGGCGGACTATTTGGCGGAACAGCTGAAACGCCCGGTAAAATTATTTCCAAAAAAGGCAAGCGCTTTAAAGAATATCGCGGCATGGGATCATTGCAGGCAATGAAGAAAGGTTCAAAAGATAGATACTTACAAAAAAATTTAAGGCACATTGAATTAATCGCTGAAGGCGTGTCAGCTACAGTACCGTTTAAAGGCCCAGTGCAAAATGTAATTTACCAACTTATTGGCGGGTTAAAGCAAGGCATGGGGTATTGCGGAGCGAAAACTATTCCGGAACTTCAGCGCAAAGCCCAATTTGTTTTTATTACCAAGGCCGGCTATTACGAATCGCATCCGCATAGCCTCGCGAGCTTTGAAGATAATCCCAACTACTCCGTCCCCAAAGAGGATAAGTTTCTCTAAAGTATTGTCATTCCGGCCTCCGAGCCGGAATCTCTATCTAATAGAGATCCTGAATCAAGTTCAGGATGACAACCGTGTTACTTATTTTTACCCTGATACCTTTTCCGCAGCGCAGTATGCGCGGTTTGTAACTTTACCAGCAATTCAGATTCATCAATTAAATTATGCACTCGGTTGGTGATGATAAATTCTCCGTTAATCATAAGATCGCGAATGTTGCGTCCGCCGTGCGTTATCATGTTACCGACTAAACTAATCGGTTTTTGTTCATTGTAGGGCAAAAAGCCCCGGTCTTTTAACTTCCAAAAACATAAATCCGCTACAAAACCTGGTGCTATACGGCCGACTTTGCTTAAACCGAGAATACGCGCCGCGTTAGTCGTCATCATCTTAAATAAATCTTCATAATAAATTATCATTTTATCCATGTGCGTAATGCGTGTTTGTAATGCTTCAGTTAAAAGATCCAACGAATTTTTGGAAATCACGCTATCGGTGCCAAGCGCAATGCGGTTAGCCATACCGGCCTTATAAAAACGAACATAATCAAAATTGCCGCTGTTGTGTAAACGGTTTGAGGTTGGCAAATGCGCGATGCCGACTTTGCGCTTGGCCAAAAGTTTTACTTCTATATCCGTAAAGTGAATGGCATGGGATAAAATAGTGCGCGAATTTAACAAACCGACCTTGTCTAAAACCATCGCCGTAGGCAGGCCGTGCACATCAATACACGCCTGGGCTAAATTTTTGCTTTCCACCGCGTGCATGGTGACTAAAAGCTTATGTTTTTTTTGAATGGCCGCTAATTCCTTTA
Above is a genomic segment from Candidatus Buchananbacteria bacterium CG10_big_fil_rev_8_21_14_0_10_42_9 containing:
- a CDS encoding guanosine monophosphate reductase, which encodes MPIKPAYTFDDILLVPQKAVRSPRYVSTRTKLTKKITLDTPLISSPMDTVTESKMAIALAAAGGLGVIHKNLTPQKQAAEVSKVKNKNLLVGAAIGVSETELDRAARLAKANVDIITVDAAHGHYVGVLKMVKKLKQDKRFKKVEVIGGNVATGQGGKDLVKAGADAVKVGVGPGSICTTRVIAGIGVPQFSAIMNVAKTIAKTKVPVIGDGGIKFSGDVVKALAAGANTVMIGGLFGGTAETPGKIISKKGKRFKEYRGMGSLQAMKKGSKDRYLQKNLRHIELIAEGVSATVPFKGPVQNVIYQLIGGLKQGMGYCGAKTIPELQRKAQFVFITKAGYYESHPHSLASFEDNPNYSVPKEDKFL